In the Limanda limanda chromosome 10, fLimLim1.1, whole genome shotgun sequence genome, one interval contains:
- the simc1 gene encoding uncharacterized protein simc1 yields the protein MDVISLSSEDSDVEVLGSMYEPGPPPPPSSDVTRTRYIDLTDPRWIFPEQRKRKLHTSTTILAVIDLTECESADRTEERNTENQPSIQQDFNFEKSSQDSTVSALQQDCGDLKPELSSLVSQTQNQKKNDVVQPCDQKPVVRLRRLPFLEALVGDLETSKSSVLLTKDCTKMSPSFKQLSINKGAPESMTTASNVKCMEPSPDESPKVAESLIIEEQQENSHEFSSTHLHYLADHTSHNSPNTSLNPSELLDPDPLPHRSPVSREPEVDPPPTSERTPAENKSERQSDKAEVERPPNSPDSYYSIPGEPPLSVSKTEDMDDGPGNEAYRGDMESDSPLSFFWQDESDDVNEDNRFQSNIMTASEEDRHFVCPDALREIMSGSYRGLNNVEYEAFGTPKVLCRQSLSQVYCTIDEDFPEGTLELLSDLLQPGFYPPREISTHLLRNILLNPQRPHHLCVQAFNLLMRTQRHHMADKTSVTWDWELLTSVVANQDCISKQCEVVRMFLEYVVQTLEDDFQAKRSVSALHHSITKATLSCDQQFPQVREVVKWLFSAIMKSTEYGESRETVREKDEQIRMVLVFQRMLSLALEVDHSPALSSIKLAQELFHMLISSEPFRACRMLLLESLQSKLLTCKLLEHLLDYACPLKTSLPMSLSLLLHFLKNCTLTPDPTDGAERWKRWEELVHLLWMLLLSYNVAMKDILCSSVREQRDRVSTMVYKPDDKITRSATREAVDAFLSRSRADLGQALPLHVEESLAYLQNHLLDVCQC from the exons atggacgTGATCTCTCTCAGCTCAGAGGACTCGGACGTGGAGGTCCTCGGCTCCATGTACGAGCCCGGGCCGCCACCGCCCCCCTCCTCTGACGTCACCCGCACG AGGTATATCGACCTCACGGATCCAAGGTGGATATTTCCAGAACAGAGAAAACGCAAACTACATACTTCTACCACTATCTTGGCAGTGATAGACTTGACTGAATGTGAATCAGCAGATAGGACAGAAGAGAGGAACACTGAAAACCAACCCTCAATCCAACAAGATTTTAACTTTGAGAAAAGCTCTCAAGATTCAACTGTTTCCGCACTGCAGCAGGACTGTGGTGACCTGAAGCCGGAGCTGAGCAGTTTGGTTTCTCAGACTCAAAACCAAAAGAAGAACGATGTCGTACAACCCTGCGATCAGAAACCAGTAGTAAGATTGAGACGACTGCCATTTCTCGAAGCGCTTGTTGGAGATTTGGAAACATCCAAATCTTCTGTCCTTTTAACCAAAGACTGCACAAAAATGTCACCGAGCTTTAAACAACTGAGCATTAACAAGGGTGCACCCGAATCCATGACAACAGCATCCAATGTTAAATGCATGGAACCTTCACCTGATGAGTCTCCTAAGGTCGCTGAGTCTCTTATCATAGAGGAACAGCAGGAGAACAGTCATGAATTTTCTAGCACACATTTACACTACCTCGCTGATCACACATCCCATAACTCTCCAAACACCAGTCTGAACCCTTCTGAGCTGCTGGACCCTGACCCTCTGCCACACAGAAGTCCCGTCTCTCGCGAACCTGAAGTCGATCCACCTCCCACATCTGAACGCACGCCAGCCGAAAACAAATCCGAACGTCAGTCGGACAAGGCGGAAGTTGAAAGGCCCCCAAACAGCCCTGACTCCTACTACAGCATCCCCGGTGAACCCCCTTTGTCAGTATCTAAAACCGAGGACATGGATGACGGGCCTGGGAACGAGGCGTATAGAGGGGATATGGAATCTGACAGTCCACTGTCGTTCTTCTGGCAAGACGAAAGTGACGACGTTAACGAAGACAACCGATTTCAGAGCAACATCATGACGGCCAGTGAAGAGGACAGGCATTTTGTGTGCCCGGATGCACTCAGGGAAATAATGTCTGGATCCTACCGAGGCCTG AATAATGTGGAATATGAAGCTTTTGGAACTCCGAAGGTGCTCTGCCGTCAGAGCCTGAGCCAAGTGTACTGTACCATTGACGAGGACTTCCCAGAGGGCACTTTGGAGCTCTTGTCTGATCTACTACAGCCGGGTTTCTATCCCCCCAGAGAAATCTCTACCCATCTACTGCGCAACATTCTGCTCAACCCACAGCGTCCCCATCACCTGTGTGTGCAGGCGTTTAATCTGCtgatgaggacacagag GCACCACATGGCTGATAAAACCTCAGTTACGTGGGACTGGGAGTTGTTGACCTCAGTCGTGGCCAATCAG GACTGTATAAGTAAACAATGTGAGGTTGTGCGCATGTTCCTGGAGTACGTGGTGCAGACACTAGAGGACGACTTCCAGGCCAAGCGCTCTGTTTCCGCCCTCCATCATTCCATCACTAAAGCCACATTGTCATGCGATCAGCAGTTTCCTCAAGTCAG ggaaGTCGTCAAGTGGCTATTTTCTGCCATCATGAAATCGACAGAGTACGGGGAGAGTAGAGAAACAGTCCGAGAGAAAGATGAACAAATCAG aATGGTGCTTGTCTTCCAGAGGATGCTGTCTCTGGCTCTGGAGGTGGACCACTCTCCGGCTCTCAGCTCTATCAAACTGGCCCAGGAGCTGTTCCATATGCTCATCAGCAGTGAGCCTTTTCGAGCatgcag GATGTTGCTGCTGGAGAGCCTGCAGAGCAAGCTGTTGACATGTAAGCTGTTGGAACATCTGTTGGACTATGCATGTCCGCTGAAAACCTCTCTGCCCATGTCGctcagtctgctgctgcactttctgAAGAACTGCACTCTCACACCAGACCCCACG GATGGTGCAGAGAGGTGGAAGAGGTGGGAAGAGTTGGTCCATCTACTCTGGATGTTGCTGCTCAGCTACAACGTAGCGATGAAAG ACATCCTGTGCAGCTCTGTCCGTGAACAAAGGGACCGGGTGAGCACCATGGTCTACAAGCCAGATGATAAGATAACCAGGTCAGCCACTCGTGAAGCTGTGGACGCCTTCCTGTCCAGATCCCGGGCTGACCTTGGCCAAGCATTACCTCTCCACGTGGAAGAGTCGCTCGCCTATCTGCAGAATCACCTGCTGGATGTCTGCCAGTGTTGA